A single window of Thalassomonas viridans DNA harbors:
- the chrA gene encoding chromate efflux transporter, with protein MFDVFRQFFLLGLFSFGGPAAHIGYFHKAFVVKRKWLAEEEFANLVAISHLLPGPGSSQVGFAIGYHRRGLGGALCAFVGFTLPSVLLMMGFAYFSRVFEHHFVVDKVIHGLKLLAVIVVADAVFGMFKSFCRCCLTQTLCVLTAIALLLFQSMAAQIVAIVLAGMVGHFRLRPGHSSGAGTGLSVNYPLLLVFTLLFAVSFFTFDNVLLDMFAGFFQAGSLVFGGGHVVMPLLQSLTAGSISTETFLTGYAAAQGIPGPMFTFATFLGFHSDPQAPVTAAIAATLAVFLPGFLLLLSVKSAWVSVKENNVLRGVISGINAAVVGLLMVALYQPIFLSAVFNATDLAIVLGGILLLKSFNLSIVKLIVLVLAVNVCPLLWV; from the coding sequence ATGTTTGATGTATTCAGGCAATTTTTCCTGTTGGGGCTTTTTAGTTTTGGCGGACCTGCCGCTCATATAGGTTATTTTCATAAGGCATTTGTCGTAAAAAGAAAATGGCTGGCGGAAGAAGAATTTGCCAACCTGGTGGCCATCAGCCATTTATTGCCGGGACCCGGCTCCAGCCAGGTAGGTTTTGCCATTGGCTACCACAGGCGTGGCCTTGGCGGCGCCTTGTGTGCTTTTGTTGGTTTTACCTTGCCGTCTGTGTTGTTAATGATGGGTTTTGCCTATTTTAGCCGGGTATTCGAGCATCATTTTGTTGTCGATAAAGTGATCCACGGGTTAAAACTGTTGGCGGTTATCGTGGTTGCCGATGCCGTGTTCGGCATGTTTAAAAGTTTTTGCCGTTGCTGCCTGACCCAGACCCTTTGCGTCCTGACCGCGATTGCTTTGTTACTTTTCCAGTCCATGGCGGCGCAGATAGTGGCTATAGTGCTTGCCGGCATGGTGGGACACTTCAGACTGAGGCCCGGGCATAGCTCTGGCGCCGGTACCGGGCTCAGTGTTAACTATCCGTTATTGCTGGTCTTTACCCTGTTGTTTGCGGTGAGCTTTTTTACCTTTGATAATGTGCTGCTTGATATGTTTGCCGGTTTTTTCCAGGCGGGCAGCCTGGTCTTTGGCGGCGGGCATGTGGTGATGCCCCTGCTGCAAAGCCTGACCGCCGGGAGCATAAGCACGGAAACCTTTTTAACCGGTTATGCCGCCGCCCAGGGCATACCCGGCCCTATGTTCACTTTTGCCACGTTTTTAGGGTTTCATAGTGACCCGCAAGCACCGGTGACCGCCGCTATAGCGGCAACCCTGGCGGTGTTTTTACCCGGCTTTTTATTGCTGCTGAGTGTTAAGTCTGCCTGGGTGTCGGTAAAGGAAAACAATGTGTTAAGGGGGGTTATCTCAGGTATTAATGCCGCCGTGGTCGGCCTGCTGATGGTGGCCCTGTACCAGCCGATATTTTTAAGTGCGGTATTTAACGCTACGGATCTGGCGATAGTGCTGGGGGGCATCTTGTTGCTTAAGTCTTTTAATCTCTCGATTGTAAAACTAATCGTGCTGGTATTGGCGGTGAATGTCTGCCCACTGCTTTGGGTATAG
- a CDS encoding LysR family transcriptional regulator, with protein sequence MKNLNDMLVFATVVEKGSFTAAALAYGLPKSNISRKITRLEQNLGARLLERSTRAQRLTEVGKVYYQHCLRIQEEMQSAELSVNTLMASPRGKLKICTSVAVGQGLLSPCLAEFKRRYPEISLELNLTNRRVDLIEEGYDLTLRVGELEDSALVAKKLCTRELHLYASPGYLRSKKIKVSDLHDPMQLAGLDALLMTGVENKGQWQLFQGKQAHQVEIKPAFCCDDFHVLCRLAQDDAGIALLPDYIGQQAVSRGKLLRLLPLWHYKKADIYALYPSHKGAMPKLRALLDYLENCFKSG encoded by the coding sequence GTGAAAAATCTGAACGATATGCTGGTGTTTGCCACCGTAGTGGAAAAAGGCAGTTTCACCGCCGCGGCCCTGGCCTATGGCCTGCCCAAATCCAACATCAGCCGCAAAATCACCCGGCTGGAACAAAACCTGGGAGCACGCCTGCTGGAGCGCTCCACCCGCGCCCAGCGCCTGACGGAAGTGGGAAAAGTGTATTACCAGCATTGCCTGCGCATTCAGGAAGAAATGCAAAGCGCCGAATTGTCGGTGAATACTTTAATGGCCTCCCCCCGGGGCAAGCTTAAAATCTGTACCTCGGTTGCCGTCGGCCAGGGGCTATTATCCCCCTGCCTGGCGGAATTTAAACGCCGCTATCCCGAGATCAGCCTGGAGCTGAACCTCACCAACCGCCGGGTCGACCTGATCGAAGAAGGCTATGACCTGACCCTGAGGGTGGGTGAGCTGGAAGACTCTGCGCTGGTGGCGAAAAAACTTTGCACCCGGGAATTGCACCTTTACGCCAGCCCGGGATATTTACGCTCAAAAAAGATAAAAGTCAGCGATCTACACGATCCCATGCAGCTTGCCGGCTTAGACGCCTTATTAATGACAGGCGTGGAAAACAAAGGGCAATGGCAGCTGTTTCAGGGTAAACAGGCACATCAGGTGGAAATCAAACCGGCCTTTTGCTGCGATGACTTTCATGTTTTATGCCGGCTGGCCCAGGATGATGCCGGTATCGCGCTATTGCCCGACTATATCGGCCAGCAGGCGGTAAGCCGGGGGAAACTGCTGCGCCTTTTGCCCCTGTGGCACTATAAAAAAGCCGATATATATGCTCTTTATCCCAGCCATAAGGGGGCCATGCCGAAATTAAGGGCGCTGCTCGATTACCTGGAAAACTGTTTCAAATCAGGATAA
- a CDS encoding hydrolase yields the protein MKTFKTLTTLLTAATLALSTMSWAKSETPADKFSETLTPDNAVLAMIDHQTGLLVGVRDLDPMLLKNNIRGLTAMAKVLDLPSVITSSYPDGPNGPIMPDILENLPDAPVINRQGEINAWKSPAFKQAIEKTGRKKIIMAGLVTDVCLLFPALSAVAEGYDVYAVIDASGTWNDTVQQAAIVRMSQAGVKVTTWGSVLAEIMDDWRSPKGMELGGVLGGHTSYGWVYNSFMSQAAKANKQ from the coding sequence ATGAAGACATTTAAAACCCTGACGACTTTATTAACCGCGGCCACACTGGCATTAAGCACCATGAGCTGGGCAAAAAGCGAGACACCAGCGGATAAATTTTCCGAAACCTTAACCCCGGACAATGCCGTGCTGGCGATGATAGATCACCAAACCGGCTTATTGGTGGGGGTCAGGGATCTGGATCCCATGCTGCTGAAAAACAATATCCGCGGCTTAACGGCCATGGCCAAGGTACTGGATCTGCCCAGTGTTATCACTTCCAGCTACCCGGACGGACCTAACGGGCCTATAATGCCGGATATCCTGGAAAATCTGCCCGATGCCCCTGTGATTAACCGCCAGGGGGAAATCAATGCCTGGAAATCCCCCGCGTTTAAACAGGCCATTGAAAAAACCGGCCGCAAGAAGATCATTATGGCGGGCCTGGTGACCGACGTGTGCTTGTTATTCCCGGCCTTGAGCGCCGTGGCCGAAGGCTATGACGTTTATGCCGTGATTGACGCCTCGGGCACCTGGAACGATACGGTGCAGCAAGCCGCCATTGTCCGCATGAGCCAGGCCGGGGTGAAAGTGACCACCTGGGGTTCTGTGCTGGCGGAGATCATGGATGACTGGCGCAGCCCTAAAGGCATGGAATTAGGCGGCGTACTGGGCGGCCATACTTCTTATGGCTGGGTGTATAACAGCTTTATGTCCCAGGCCGCCAAGGCAAACAAGCAGTAA
- a CDS encoding toll/interleukin-1 receptor domain-containing protein: MSGEIFVSYRWGEQSKAAAWQLYSALQQKLGKDRIVIDVRSEFTGENIRTKILQDLKAAKILLVVIHPDWIEGIPQLHHEDNYIKLEIEAAIELGLRIIPVLLEGAEMPGKEVLPDSLFTVADTGAFAITASEAYDQAVNRLALTLKAHLPGKTVALLEWFADKNSAGNLVFGLMIAAAFLLFISRMLDIHMLYFTTSVRTDLAGEQADRVIEREGGVLMAWNWSFVILVVIPAMTLLFSNTLRQGRELLEHLRIRKMLFFVGPDNLMMPMASRGLWDNIVRPTAAWFRFFVVLGVILAIVQWYQYSGQWYWQAYSRELFLRVSTGEDWHIAWALGLDNLAHSGPYIISFSLVMYLFYTISSVITYSYYAFLFNFFSELSQLTSSAGARGSQVLKMDVNDRESGGLAAFRQIQSCHAQFCLWSLVAMYLMALRNAYLPHVCYLPQELLAYFASPAQALEQCGSMGRFTANIYLSFQSVILSLLRGQPDFSLLFFTYSEPNLFILGSLFYMILIGGFFYLISSRMRSIVELSRRHAGAGTGNRLLSELKSETRKVLVILMTGALSIVFLNLGPLVLCLAMIWLFFRRKAH; encoded by the coding sequence ATGTCGGGGGAGATTTTTGTCAGCTACCGCTGGGGCGAGCAAAGCAAGGCCGCGGCATGGCAGCTTTATTCTGCTTTACAGCAAAAGCTGGGCAAAGACAGGATCGTTATCGATGTCAGGAGTGAGTTTACCGGCGAAAATATCCGCACAAAAATTTTGCAGGATTTAAAAGCCGCCAAGATATTGCTTGTGGTGATCCATCCGGACTGGATAGAAGGGATTCCGCAATTACATCATGAAGATAATTACATAAAGCTGGAGATAGAAGCAGCAATAGAGCTGGGCTTGAGGATTATTCCTGTATTGCTGGAAGGCGCCGAAATGCCCGGCAAGGAAGTGCTTCCCGACAGTTTGTTTACCGTAGCCGATACCGGGGCATTTGCCATCACCGCGAGTGAAGCTTATGACCAGGCCGTAAACCGCCTGGCGTTAACCCTGAAAGCTCACCTGCCGGGTAAAACCGTGGCCCTGCTGGAGTGGTTTGCCGATAAAAACAGCGCCGGCAATCTGGTGTTTGGGTTAATGATCGCCGCCGCCTTTTTGCTGTTTATCTCCAGAATGCTAGATATCCATATGCTTTATTTTACTACCAGTGTCCGGACCGATTTGGCCGGCGAGCAGGCGGACCGGGTGATTGAACGCGAGGGCGGGGTGCTGATGGCCTGGAACTGGTCTTTTGTGATCCTGGTGGTCATTCCCGCCATGACGCTTTTGTTCAGCAATACCTTGCGCCAGGGCAGGGAGCTGCTCGAACACCTGCGCATCAGGAAGATGCTGTTTTTTGTCGGTCCTGACAACCTAATGATGCCTATGGCCTCAAGAGGGCTTTGGGACAATATTGTGCGCCCGACCGCCGCCTGGTTCAGGTTCTTTGTGGTTCTAGGAGTCATACTGGCCATTGTGCAATGGTACCAATATTCCGGCCAGTGGTATTGGCAGGCATATTCAAGGGAGCTTTTTTTACGGGTCAGCACCGGGGAAGACTGGCATATTGCCTGGGCTTTGGGGTTGGATAATTTGGCCCACTCCGGTCCTTATATTATCTCGTTCTCCCTGGTGATGTATTTGTTCTACACCATAAGTTCAGTAATCACCTATTCCTATTATGCCTTCTTGTTTAATTTTTTTTCGGAATTGTCGCAACTTACCAGCAGTGCCGGCGCCCGCGGCAGCCAGGTGCTGAAAATGGATGTTAACGACAGGGAGAGCGGGGGTTTAGCCGCCTTCAGGCAAATCCAGTCCTGCCATGCACAGTTTTGCCTGTGGAGCCTGGTTGCCATGTACCTGATGGCGCTGCGCAATGCCTATTTGCCCCATGTCTGCTATTTGCCGCAGGAGCTGCTGGCATATTTTGCCTCACCCGCGCAGGCCCTGGAGCAATGCGGCTCTATGGGGCGTTTTACCGCCAATATTTATCTCAGCTTTCAGTCTGTGATTCTTTCCCTGCTCAGGGGACAGCCGGACTTTTCCCTGTTGTTTTTTACCTATTCGGAGCCAAATTTATTTATTCTGGGATCGCTGTTTTATATGATCCTTATCGGCGGCTTTTTTTATCTGATCTCTTCCCGGATGCGTTCCATTGTCGAGTTGTCCCGGCGGCATGCCGGAGCCGGCACAGGAAATCGCCTGTTATCGGAGCTGAAATCGGAAACCCGCAAAGTGCTGGTTATCCTGATGACAGGGGCCCTGTCTATCGTGTTTTTAAACCTTGGACCGCTTGTGTTATGTCTGGCAATGATATGGCTTTTTTTTAGGAGGAAAGCGCATTAA
- a CDS encoding heme NO-binding domain-containing protein: MQGSIFTAFSDMVIEKMGMEQWNRLLDKTQPPSKGIYTKGEQYEDSELINMVTELSKKTGNAPEKLIEAFGIYLFDKLYDTSPVDVSCIDNLRDFLLAIDQVIHKEVKRLHPHAYLPKFEYQHGETNELIMYYSSKRKLCHASIGLIQGAANRFGQDITIEHPQCMHQGAERCKLIIHFKE; the protein is encoded by the coding sequence ATGCAAGGTTCAATATTTACGGCTTTTTCGGATATGGTTATCGAAAAAATGGGCATGGAGCAGTGGAACCGGCTGTTGGATAAAACCCAACCGCCTTCCAAAGGCATCTACACCAAAGGGGAGCAATACGAAGACAGCGAACTCATTAATATGGTGACCGAACTCTCAAAAAAAACCGGCAACGCGCCGGAAAAACTGATAGAGGCTTTCGGCATCTACCTTTTTGACAAACTTTATGACACCAGCCCGGTAGACGTTTCATGCATAGATAACTTGCGGGATTTCCTGTTGGCGATAGACCAGGTGATACATAAGGAAGTCAAGCGCCTGCATCCTCATGCCTATTTGCCTAAGTTCGAATACCAGCACGGGGAAACTAACGAATTAATTATGTATTACAGCTCCAAGCGTAAATTATGCCATGCCAGCATAGGCCTGATACAGGGTGCTGCAAACAGGTTCGGCCAAGATATCACCATTGAACACCCCCAGTGCATGCATCAGGGAGCCGAGCGTTGCAAGCTGATCATACACTTTAAGGAGTAA
- a CDS encoding pirin family protein, with translation MRLLHFNDLPQGGFAGLKERQLVIDPKINRGRVHPTAASGIGNFVYLADANFMPKGETGMHPHREVDVISVMVDGRISHAGSLEHGRQLDAGSVQVQRAGGEGFSHNEINPDNEENNMIQLWVLPQQQGEKAGYKIYQPQAGQRTRIYGGSGGQTDTFASDTLIDIARPLAGEQLEYKGKVMAYIVQGSASFNGQRVKPRTLVRSDGLTIKAQSDSKIILIYVR, from the coding sequence ATGCGATTATTACATTTTAACGACCTGCCCCAGGGGGGCTTTGCCGGATTGAAAGAGCGTCAGCTGGTGATCGACCCGAAAATCAACCGCGGCCGGGTCCATCCCACTGCCGCCAGCGGCATCGGCAATTTTGTTTACCTGGCGGACGCCAATTTTATGCCCAAGGGAGAAACCGGCATGCACCCCCACCGGGAAGTGGATGTGATTTCTGTGATGGTGGACGGGCGTATCAGCCATGCCGGTTCGTTAGAACACGGGCGGCAGCTTGATGCCGGTTCGGTGCAGGTGCAGCGCGCCGGCGGGGAAGGCTTCAGCCATAACGAAATCAATCCCGACAATGAAGAAAACAATATGATCCAGCTATGGGTACTGCCACAGCAGCAAGGGGAAAAGGCCGGTTACAAGATTTACCAGCCGCAGGCGGGACAGCGTACCCGTATCTATGGCGGCAGCGGCGGACAAACAGACACCTTTGCCAGCGATACCCTGATTGACATTGCCCGGCCCCTGGCGGGCGAGCAACTGGAGTACAAAGGCAAAGTCATGGCCTATATCGTCCAGGGCTCTGCCAGTTTCAACGGACAAAGGGTCAAACCCCGCACCCTGGTGCGCAGCGACGGTTTAACGATCAAAGCGCAGTCGGACAGCAAGATCATCCTGATTTATGTCCGGTAA
- a CDS encoding DUF1614 domain-containing protein: protein MACLFLLLILWPLIFMDIMLLALVKLGIPPFFGLFVILAIVAGSFINIPLKRYRFREQVNPRWSGLYGLDPRFLPLRRKHNEMVIAVNVGGCVVPLVLALYQLGRLFIAGGLLMAVLAVFINILICYHLSKVKPGVGILLPAFYPGIIAGLCGLLLYPQNPSAVAFCSGILGPLIGADLFNLKQIIRLRTGTASIGGAGTFDGIVISGFIALLLT from the coding sequence TTGGCGTGTTTATTTCTGCTGCTGATTTTGTGGCCATTGATCTTTATGGACATTATGCTGCTGGCTCTGGTAAAGCTGGGCATACCGCCTTTTTTCGGTTTGTTTGTTATCCTGGCGATTGTCGCCGGCAGCTTTATCAATATTCCGTTAAAGCGCTATCGCTTTCGCGAGCAGGTCAATCCCCGCTGGTCCGGATTATATGGCTTAGATCCCCGTTTTTTGCCGTTAAGGCGAAAACACAATGAGATGGTGATTGCCGTCAATGTCGGGGGATGTGTGGTGCCTTTAGTGCTGGCCCTGTATCAGCTGGGACGCCTGTTTATTGCCGGAGGCCTGTTGATGGCGGTGCTGGCGGTGTTTATCAATATCCTGATTTGTTATCACCTGTCTAAAGTCAAACCCGGGGTCGGTATCCTGTTGCCGGCGTTTTATCCCGGGATCATTGCCGGACTTTGCGGTTTATTGCTATATCCGCAAAATCCCTCCGCAGTGGCTTTTTGCTCGGGAATTCTCGGGCCTTTGATCGGTGCCGATTTATTCAACTTAAAACAAATTATCCGCTTAAGGACGGGCACTGCCAGCATAGGCGGCGCCGGTACTTTCGACGGTATCGTTATTTCCGGTTTTATCGCCTTGTTGCTTACCTGA
- a CDS encoding sensor histidine kinase, which produces MSDNNPYQVAYARERQARLHAETLLDEKTRALYNNVLQLRQTITELNDTQEKLIQSEKMASIGQLAAGIAHEINNPIGFSISNLATLTKCVESFLKLDELVSSRMTTDHDAKFFEQYQQLQKQEDIEFIREDIKKLLSDTINGLNRVKDIVTHIKKVSYQGEMTKDWCDINAFIEESLKVAWSELKYTMEVEKELQPIPRIMCHGNELHQVLLNMYVNAAHACEDNPQGLLKVRTSTKTRHKKDWVVIDISDNGVGISEKLRQKIFDPFYTTKPVGVGTGLGLSISFGIIEKHGGKIDVTSEEGRGSTFSIYLPVEA; this is translated from the coding sequence GTGAGCGATAACAATCCCTATCAGGTAGCCTATGCCAGGGAGCGCCAAGCCCGCCTGCATGCAGAAACTTTACTCGATGAAAAAACCCGTGCCTTATATAACAATGTGCTTCAGCTGCGGCAAACCATCACGGAATTAAACGATACCCAGGAAAAACTTATCCAGTCGGAGAAAATGGCTTCAATCGGCCAGCTGGCCGCCGGGATCGCCCATGAAATAAATAATCCGATTGGATTTTCCATCAGCAACTTAGCAACACTGACCAAGTGTGTGGAGTCCTTTTTGAAGCTGGATGAACTTGTCAGTTCCCGCATGACAACCGATCACGACGCCAAATTCTTTGAACAATACCAACAACTGCAAAAGCAAGAAGATATTGAATTTATCAGGGAAGACATCAAGAAGCTGTTATCCGATACCATAAATGGTTTAAACCGGGTCAAAGATATAGTGACCCATATAAAAAAAGTCAGCTACCAGGGAGAAATGACAAAAGACTGGTGTGACATCAACGCCTTTATCGAAGAATCACTGAAGGTTGCCTGGAGTGAGCTGAAATACACTATGGAGGTAGAGAAAGAGCTACAACCTATCCCCCGGATCATGTGTCACGGTAATGAACTGCATCAGGTATTACTCAACATGTATGTCAATGCCGCCCATGCCTGCGAAGATAACCCGCAGGGGCTGCTAAAGGTCAGGACCAGCACTAAAACCCGGCATAAAAAAGACTGGGTTGTAATCGACATATCAGATAACGGTGTAGGCATTTCCGAAAAGCTCAGACAAAAAATATTCGATCCTTTTTACACCACTAAGCCCGTTGGTGTCGGTACCGGGCTGGGGTTATCCATTTCTTTCGGCATTATTGAAAAGCATGGCGGAAAAATCGATGTCACCAGTGAAGAGGGCCGGGGAAGTACCTTCAGCATATATTTACCGGTTGAAGCATAA
- a CDS encoding HD domain-containing phosphohydrolase encodes MMTSENSTDTPTLSLLLLDDEQCILDSLKRLLRKDYRLITFTQGQEALAYLEENHVDMVMSDMRMPNMDGAEFLCRAKAIIPEAIRILLTGYSDLESTIKAINQGGVYTYIEKPWDNEALQLTLAKAAEHYKLKIEKQRLTGRLANANKELEQFNQRLEQKVSQRTQALQISKQKLAMALNRHQDLFQDVLEMISATIEYRTGLGSAHTKRIALQAKALAVQLKLDECECRRIHLCALLHEIGTVGLTDDMLKQPNISGTNLDETFDNHPVIGADIIGQVKRFEPLTATIRHQNENIDGSGLPEHLAGDDIPVGARIIRVVKDFDYLIAGKQNHKKITVNGAKIWLQKQAGVLYDKNVVNAFLQIISNKSHNQDMEMIYSVGLEAVRPGDVLTEDLTLDNGNTMLKAGQELNDAMITRLRHYEKEYATQVTLFIN; translated from the coding sequence TTCTTGACTCACTAAAACGCCTGCTCAGAAAAGACTACCGGCTGATCACCTTTACCCAAGGCCAGGAGGCTCTTGCTTATTTAGAAGAAAATCATGTCGATATGGTGATGTCAGACATGAGAATGCCGAACATGGACGGTGCCGAATTCCTGTGCCGGGCAAAAGCGATAATCCCGGAGGCAATACGCATCCTGCTGACAGGTTATAGCGATTTAGAATCCACCATAAAAGCCATTAACCAGGGCGGCGTCTACACCTATATAGAGAAACCCTGGGACAATGAAGCGCTGCAACTCACCCTGGCAAAAGCCGCCGAGCACTATAAACTAAAAATAGAAAAACAGCGGCTCACCGGACGTCTGGCCAATGCCAACAAAGAGCTGGAACAATTTAATCAGCGCCTGGAACAGAAAGTCAGCCAGCGTACCCAGGCCCTGCAGATCAGCAAACAAAAACTGGCCATGGCATTAAACCGGCATCAGGACCTGTTTCAAGATGTGCTGGAGATGATATCGGCCACCATAGAGTACCGTACAGGACTTGGCTCAGCCCACACCAAACGTATCGCCCTGCAAGCCAAAGCATTAGCTGTGCAGCTAAAACTGGATGAATGTGAATGCCGCAGGATCCACTTATGCGCCCTGCTACATGAAATAGGCACGGTGGGCCTGACCGACGACATGCTCAAACAGCCCAATATATCCGGGACAAACTTAGATGAAACCTTTGATAACCATCCCGTGATCGGGGCAGACATTATCGGCCAGGTGAAGCGCTTTGAGCCGTTAACCGCCACTATCCGTCATCAGAATGAAAATATAGACGGCAGCGGTTTGCCGGAACACCTTGCCGGTGATGACATACCCGTCGGCGCACGCATCATCCGGGTAGTAAAAGACTTTGACTATTTAATCGCCGGCAAACAAAACCATAAAAAAATAACCGTCAACGGCGCCAAAATCTGGCTGCAAAAACAAGCCGGAGTGTTATACGACAAGAATGTGGTAAACGCCTTTCTTCAAATAATCAGTAACAAGTCCCATAACCAGGACATGGAAATGATATACAGCGTTGGCCTGGAAGCCGTCAGGCCCGGTGATGTGTTAACGGAAGATTTAACCCTGGATAACGGCAATACCATGTTAAAGGCCGGTCAGGAGCTCAATGACGCCATGATCACAAGATTGAGGCATTACGAAAAAGAATATGCCACCCAGGTTACCCTGTTCATCAATTGA
- a CDS encoding potassium channel family protein: MISLILINSLVVIAAVLIHYEFLYRLSRYLPKMQIHHRYRIVFGVLGALTAHAVEIWVFAFAYYFLNHSDAWGHLSGNVTGSLLDCGYFSFTVFTTLGFGDIQPEGDLRYLTGIESLTGLVLITWTASFLYYEMQRHWGLD; encoded by the coding sequence ATGATATCTCTGATTTTAATTAACAGCCTGGTGGTGATTGCCGCCGTACTGATACATTATGAATTTCTTTACCGCCTGAGCCGGTATCTTCCGAAAATGCAAATACATCACAGGTACCGGATTGTTTTTGGCGTACTCGGCGCCCTGACGGCCCATGCCGTCGAGATCTGGGTTTTTGCCTTTGCCTATTACTTTCTCAACCACAGCGACGCCTGGGGCCACCTGAGCGGCAATGTTACCGGCAGCTTGCTCGACTGCGGTTATTTCTCTTTTACGGTTTTTACCACCTTAGGTTTTGGCGATATACAGCCGGAGGGGGATTTAAGGTATCTGACCGGCATAGAGTCATTAACCGGCCTGGTGCTGATCACCTGGACCGCTTCTTTTTTATATTACGAAATGCAAAGACACTGGGGGCTGGATTAA